From the genome of Vicia villosa cultivar HV-30 ecotype Madison, WI linkage group LG2, Vvil1.0, whole genome shotgun sequence, one region includes:
- the LOC131648123 gene encoding LOW QUALITY PROTEIN: uncharacterized protein LOC131648123 (The sequence of the model RefSeq protein was modified relative to this genomic sequence to represent the inferred CDS: substituted 1 base at 1 genomic stop codon) yields MKKSGLFAASVAAASATAVSVSSSTHNSHHQVPTLNFFFDSKPXIWQFLDFRRGRDEVSSSEKFAPRFDGLRFIETLITAHR; encoded by the exons ATGAAGAAGTCCGGCCTCTTCGCCGCCTCCGTCGCCGCCGCATCCGCCACCGCCGTCTCCGTTTCATCTTCCACACACAACTCTCATCATCAGGTACCAACCTTAAACTTTTTCTTTGACTCTAAACCTTAGATCTGGCAATTTCTTGATTTT AGAAGAGGCCGTGATGAGGTTTCTTCGTCGGAGAAATTTGCGCCGAGATTCGATGGTTTGCGGTTCATAGAAACGCTGATTACTGCTCATAGATGA